A region from the Helcococcus ovis genome encodes:
- a CDS encoding 5-formyltetrahydrofolate cyclo-ligase encodes MNKLKNKLRKKLLLKRKKLSKEYIKKSDELIYQKLILLEEYKNAKNIFCYVSMNEEVSTINFLRKVLLDNKRLFVPLCLQKGIMEAREIKNLNELKEGKFGILEPSEKSLKIDINDIDFSVIPCISVNKRGYRLGYGGGYYDKFFENKSLKSTYVICRGKMIYDNIPIETHDLIFENILSENFVEKINIYF; translated from the coding sequence GTGAACAAATTAAAAAACAAATTAAGAAAAAAACTATTATTAAAAAGAAAAAAATTATCAAAAGAATATATTAAAAAGTCTGATGAATTAATATATCAAAAATTAATTTTGTTAGAAGAATATAAAAATGCAAAAAATATTTTTTGTTATGTAAGTATGAATGAAGAAGTTTCAACAATAAATTTTTTACGAAAAGTTTTATTAGATAATAAGAGATTATTTGTGCCTTTATGTTTACAAAAAGGGATTATGGAAGCTAGAGAAATAAAAAATTTAAATGAACTAAAAGAAGGAAAATTTGGAATATTAGAGCCTTCAGAAAAATCATTAAAAATAGATATAAATGATATAGATTTTTCGGTAATACCATGCATATCAGTTAATAAAAGAGGATATCGATTAGGATACGGTGGAGGATATTATGATAAATTTTTTGAAAATAAATCCTTGAAATCCACATATGTTATTTGTAGAGGAAAAATGATTTATGACAATATTCCAATTGAAACACATGATTTAATATTTGAAAATATTTTATCTGAAAATTTTGTTGAAAAAATAAATATTTATTTTTAA
- a CDS encoding FMN-binding protein, with translation MNKIKAIITFALVLIVSVASIYGLNKVFLGLNSEDYVPSQYAEVFAEGKEFNEIDIKDKAETINKIIKVSDGSNHIGYVFDAISKEGFGGDIHLLVGISNDGIIKGLKVLEQSETEGYGAFVETEEFINGVKDVNVSTGKISAGEGNKENGQITAISGATVTTNAVLNELKNIVNQLSTLSNKVKPVAEETPYYETKYKEILPNNLSEYTFEEFQESAKQTDSIYNEFVKRIVKVKYGENFDSYILQLTAKGYGGKIDLMLRLNYEYRVFDMLVVSHNETGGLGAYIEDKHYTNIFKGLNLDKNFLVNSIKLRKNPKGEKDILLISGATVTSNAIQDSLNEAINALVKFDKIKSDNSNFKKLELNKKSEESKQGYNHKEKFNTIDDLKPLDKAANLKFVVVSLAYKYANVVEKI, from the coding sequence ATGAATAAAATTAAAGCGATTATTACATTTGCATTAGTTTTAATTGTATCTGTTGCTTCTATTTACGGATTAAATAAAGTCTTTCTAGGCCTAAATAGTGAAGATTATGTTCCTAGTCAATATGCAGAAGTTTTTGCTGAAGGTAAAGAATTTAATGAAATTGATATTAAAGATAAAGCTGAAACTATTAATAAAATTATTAAAGTAAGTGATGGATCTAATCATATAGGATATGTATTTGATGCAATTTCTAAGGAAGGTTTTGGAGGAGATATTCATTTACTAGTAGGTATTTCAAATGATGGAATTATCAAAGGATTAAAAGTTTTAGAACAATCTGAAACAGAAGGATATGGTGCTTTTGTTGAAACAGAAGAATTTATAAATGGTGTAAAAGATGTAAATGTTTCAACCGGTAAAATATCAGCAGGAGAAGGAAATAAAGAAAATGGACAAATTACAGCTATTTCTGGGGCTACAGTTACTACAAATGCTGTGCTTAATGAGTTAAAGAATATTGTTAATCAATTGAGTACTTTATCTAACAAAGTAAAGCCTGTTGCAGAAGAAACTCCATATTATGAAACAAAATATAAAGAGATTTTACCAAATAATTTATCAGAGTATACATTTGAAGAATTTCAGGAGTCAGCAAAACAAACAGACTCGATTTATAACGAATTTGTTAAAAGAATTGTAAAAGTTAAATATGGTGAAAATTTTGATTCATACATTTTACAATTAACAGCTAAAGGATATGGTGGTAAAATAGATTTAATGTTAAGACTAAATTACGAATACAGAGTATTTGATATGCTGGTTGTCTCGCATAATGAAACAGGAGGTTTAGGGGCATATATTGAAGATAAACATTATACAAATATTTTTAAAGGATTAAATTTAGATAAAAATTTTTTAGTAAATTCTATAAAATTGAGAAAAAATCCTAAAGGAGAAAAAGATATTTTATTAATTTCAGGAGCTACTGTTACATCAAATGCAATTCAAGATTCATTAAATGAAGCGATTAATGCACTTGTGAAATTTGATAAAATTAAATCTGATAATTCAAATTTTAAAAAATTAGAATTAAATAAAAAATCTGAAGAAAGCAAACAAGGTTACAATCACAAAGAAAAGTTTAATACAATTGATGATTTAAAACCCCTAGATAAAGCAGCAAATTTAAAATTTGTAGTTGTTTCTCTTGCATATAAATATGCGAATGTTGTTGAAAAAATTTAA
- a CDS encoding ABC transporter permease subunit, translated as MISFEIKKIYKSKLFLILILLSILVSAYNLYITKVTNISIRNEKSLNGSLFLGLNHKSEIIKNLNDDDKNKIVKEYSEYTINFEYPWDDSKINDEKYANDMTRAYYKNFLFNDFLLKKYNISLNLEQKKIWDWEMFESNYMINTNTPVSTQLMSNISSNPIRTLIYNDNITFGVSIVVFLTFIFSGIISDEKLSNTINLAKTQPISKFKIILSKWISIIIYGITFIFLTIIFTAIIFKLNGYNWHNGHLEIYRIFSDKNIDYTIAYILLIKIILSSIIMITFFAGLIILLSTIFKNKYLPAILISFGLIISTIITNKFDLLRNVYNPFYLLNFKNILNGFISIDVELNVINSFRVKPIGFNIYLIYLSLSFILVLLSVYLLNRNFLYYSFKCNKKIKSIFNFEYFKIIRDKTFLFMFSGVLAILIILFINVYIKDIKSESVLKSSDLTPLMTYYKISETEQLENEITNFSMMKEDYIKLHGKKAFEEEFNRLEKKLLEREKRIEKYRIESEYYDKKDGKNFYKLRIDQINDILQNDKIITTVKLKNFLYSPSSYNETLSLYKYLSEKNIEPKVLAWPIFSSEYEEREISNEIEDFDNIFDHSASYIHRKLFKTYPLDLFILAIVSFMVIGGYTFDKENGRQIDLINTQPLNKRKIYLFKLFSTFLIAIILTILMFLFISFLGFITKGIGDLNFPIVQYDRLLNISSISLNSKNYFSFIPIWVYNLKIFILLILQLYMIISISNFISMFTKRRLTLIFTTLIILASGLLINFKLPNYLKIYSPFSYMSARYIANGAIKIKLNSQDANILLMFIVILIFTTVINIMGMILSNKIEQ; from the coding sequence ATGATATCTTTTGAAATAAAAAAAATATATAAAAGTAAGTTATTTTTAATATTAATATTATTATCTATTTTAGTTTCTGCATATAATCTATATATTACTAAAGTTACAAATATATCTATTAGAAATGAAAAATCATTAAATGGTAGTTTGTTTTTAGGATTAAATCACAAAAGTGAAATAATAAAAAATTTGAATGATGATGATAAAAATAAAATTGTCAAAGAATATTCAGAATATACAATTAATTTTGAATATCCATGGGATGATAGTAAGATAAATGATGAAAAATATGCTAATGATATGACTAGGGCATATTATAAAAATTTTCTATTTAATGATTTCTTATTAAAAAAATATAATATTAGTTTAAACCTTGAACAAAAGAAAATTTGGGATTGGGAAATGTTTGAAAGTAACTACATGATTAATACAAATACACCTGTTAGTACACAATTAATGTCTAATATTTCTTCAAATCCAATTAGAACTTTAATTTATAATGATAATATTACGTTTGGGGTATCCATAGTAGTTTTTCTAACATTTATTTTTTCAGGGATAATTTCTGATGAAAAACTATCAAATACAATTAATTTAGCAAAAACTCAACCTATTTCAAAGTTTAAAATTATTTTATCAAAATGGATAAGTATTATAATTTATGGTATAACTTTTATATTTTTAACAATTATATTTACAGCTATTATATTTAAGCTAAATGGTTATAATTGGCACAATGGTCACTTAGAAATATATAGAATATTTTCTGATAAAAATATTGATTACACAATAGCTTATATATTATTAATAAAAATTATTTTATCTAGCATAATTATGATAACATTTTTTGCAGGACTTATAATTTTGCTTAGCACCATATTTAAGAATAAGTATTTACCGGCAATATTAATATCATTTGGATTAATAATTAGTACAATTATTACAAATAAATTTGATTTGTTAAGAAATGTTTATAATCCTTTTTATTTATTAAACTTTAAGAATATATTAAATGGATTTATAAGTATAGATGTTGAATTAAATGTAATAAATTCTTTTCGTGTTAAACCAATAGGATTTAATATTTATTTGATATATTTATCTTTAAGTTTTATTTTAGTTCTATTGTCAGTGTATTTATTAAATCGAAATTTTTTATATTATAGCTTTAAATGTAATAAAAAAATTAAGTCAATTTTTAATTTTGAATATTTTAAGATTATAAGAGACAAAACATTTTTATTTATGTTTTCAGGCGTTTTAGCTATTTTAATAATACTTTTTATCAATGTGTACATTAAAGATATTAAATCAGAAAGTGTATTAAAATCATCAGATCTTACTCCTTTAATGACTTATTATAAGATATCAGAAACAGAACAATTAGAAAATGAAATCACAAATTTTAGTATGATGAAAGAAGATTATATTAAATTACATGGAAAGAAGGCTTTTGAAGAAGAATTTAATAGATTAGAAAAGAAATTATTAGAAAGGGAAAAAAGAATAGAAAAATATAGAATAGAATCTGAATATTATGATAAAAAAGATGGAAAGAATTTTTATAAATTAAGAATTGATCAAATAAATGATATATTACAAAATGACAAGATAATAACAACCGTAAAATTAAAAAATTTTTTATATTCTCCATCATCATACAATGAAACTTTATCTTTATATAAATATTTATCTGAAAAAAATATAGAACCTAAAGTTTTAGCTTGGCCAATTTTTTCTTCAGAGTATGAAGAAAGAGAAATATCAAATGAAATAGAAGACTTTGATAATATATTTGATCACTCTGCATCCTATATACATAGAAAATTATTCAAAACTTATCCTTTGGATTTATTTATTTTAGCCATTGTAAGTTTCATGGTTATAGGTGGATACACATTTGACAAAGAAAATGGAAGACAAATTGATTTAATAAACACACAACCATTAAATAAAAGAAAAATATATTTATTTAAATTATTTTCTACATTTTTGATTGCAATAATATTAACTATTTTAATGTTTTTATTTATTAGTTTTTTAGGATTTATTACAAAAGGTATAGGAGATTTAAATTTTCCTATAGTTCAATATGATAGACTATTAAATATTTCATCAATAAGCTTAAATTCTAAAAATTATTTTTCATTTATTCCTATATGGGTATACAACTTGAAAATATTTATTTTGTTAATTTTACAATTATACATGATAATTTCTATTTCGAACTTTATTTCGATGTTTACAAAACGTAGATTAACTTTAATTTTTACAACTTTAATTATACTAGCCTCCGGATTATTAATAAATTTTAAATTACCAAATTATTTAAAAATTTATTCACCGTTTAGCTACATGAGTGCCAGATATATAGCTAATGGAGCAATAAAAATTAAACTTAATTCGCAAGATGCAAATATTTTATTAATGTTTATTGTTATTTTAATTTTTACAACAGTTATTAATATTATGGGAATGATTTTATCTAATAAAATAGAACAGTAG
- a CDS encoding RnfABCDGE type electron transport complex subunit D, translated as MRYTLNISTFHAPHIRNKKSTQIVMLDVIIAMLPALFASIYYFGLRSLYLILVSVTACVLSESVMQKLLHKKVRVRDLSAVVTGILLAFNLPVTFPFWMTILGAIFSIVIVKELFGGIGQNFMNPALAGRAFLMITWPTQMTNFTIDGVASATPLGRKPVEFLELFLGNIPGTIGEVSKLAIILGLVYLVARGVIKLRMPLTYFFGSAFFLFILKYDVIDTFYQLFSGGIILAAVFMITDYSSSPMTPKGQYIYSLGAALLTVLIRIYGGYPEGVSFAILIMNVFVPLIDKYVKTRVFGIKEAKK; from the coding sequence ATGAGATATACATTAAACATTTCAACTTTTCACGCTCCACATATTAGAAATAAAAAATCAACACAAATAGTAATGTTAGATGTAATAATAGCTATGCTACCGGCATTATTTGCATCAATTTACTATTTTGGATTAAGATCTTTATATTTAATTTTAGTTTCTGTGACAGCATGTGTTTTATCAGAATCGGTTATGCAAAAATTATTACATAAAAAAGTAAGAGTTAGAGATTTATCAGCTGTTGTAACAGGTATACTATTAGCATTTAATTTACCGGTTACATTTCCATTTTGGATGACAATATTGGGGGCAATTTTTTCCATTGTTATTGTTAAAGAATTATTTGGTGGTATTGGTCAAAATTTCATGAATCCAGCGTTAGCAGGGAGAGCATTTTTGATGATTACTTGGCCAACACAAATGACTAATTTCACAATAGATGGTGTTGCATCAGCAACTCCTTTAGGTAGAAAACCTGTAGAATTTTTAGAGTTATTTTTGGGAAATATTCCGGGAACAATAGGAGAAGTATCAAAATTAGCAATCATATTAGGATTAGTATATTTAGTTGCAAGAGGAGTAATTAAATTAAGAATGCCTTTAACATATTTCTTCGGCTCGGCATTTTTTCTATTTATATTAAAATATGATGTTATTGATACATTTTATCAACTATTTTCAGGTGGTATAATTTTAGCTGCTGTATTTATGATTACAGATTATTCATCATCACCAATGACACCTAAGGGGCAATACATTTATTCTTTAGGAGCTGCATTATTAACTGTTTTAATAAGAATTTATGGTGGATATCCAGAAGGAGTATCATTTGCAATTTTGATTATGAATGTATTTGTTCCTCTAATTGACAAATATGTAAAGACAAGAGTATTTGGTATAAAGGAGGCTAAGAAATGA
- a CDS encoding electron transport complex protein RnfA — protein MNYISIIIATVLVNNMVLTQIFGIKSALESSKDFESSITVGLSITFVTVISSLIAKVFYDYVLLKFNLEYLKILSFVVIIVLVIEIFYSLVAVTSKKEYEDLKSYLPSITANSMILGVSLIVVSNNYNILNTVIYSFGVSLGFTLIALLLNAINEKYKYANLPRYFLGKPITLLALGLMALAFYGFKGLI, from the coding sequence ATGAACTATATTAGTATCATAATTGCGACAGTTTTAGTTAATAATATGGTTTTAACACAAATATTTGGTATCAAATCTGCTTTAGAATCATCAAAAGATTTTGAATCATCTATAACAGTGGGGCTTTCAATAACATTTGTAACAGTTATCTCATCATTAATAGCTAAAGTATTTTATGACTATGTTTTATTGAAATTTAATTTAGAATATCTGAAAATTTTGTCATTTGTAGTAATTATAGTCCTAGTGATAGAAATATTTTATTCTTTAGTAGCAGTTACTTCTAAAAAGGAATATGAAGATTTAAAATCATATTTACCTTCAATTACTGCAAATAGTATGATTTTAGGGGTTTCTTTAATAGTTGTATCAAATAATTATAACATATTAAATACTGTTATTTATTCATTTGGAGTATCTCTGGGATTTACTTTGATAGCTTTATTGTTAAATGCAATCAATGAAAAATATAAATATGCTAATTTGCCAAGGTATTTTTTAGGAAAACCTATAACATTGTTAGCTTTAGGATTAATGGCATTAGCTTTTTATGGCTTTAAGGGATTAATTTAG
- a CDS encoding IS110 family RNA-guided transposase: protein MFYIGIDIAKKNHEASIIDSSGKSLSKSISFSNTIKGLEKFRDFLDYFNLDINNCIIGMEATGHYWLSLYSFLLELGFNCIVINPIQSEAFRKMYIRQTKNDAVDSFVIAQIMRFGEYSISNFSDEDTFALRNLSRYRFALVDECSDWKRKLVAILDQVFPEYSTLFSNIYGVTSKELLSNYPLPEDLINISAQELANLLSKCSKGRFGLKKAQEIQSTASNSFGIKFAKKSFSFQIKQIINQISFLEDQIYEIEEEISFMLNELCPVITSIIGVGEVLGAAIYSEIGDISRFEKASQLVAYAGLDVSVKQSGDFSASNAKISKRGSPYLRRAIWLSATVAAFRDPALSKYYQSMRDRGKAHGTAIGAVARKLTNIIFAVLRDNKLYTPNI from the coding sequence ATGTTTTACATTGGTATTGATATTGCAAAGAAAAACCACGAAGCTTCTATTATTGACTCTTCTGGAAAATCCTTATCTAAAAGTATATCTTTTTCTAATACTATTAAAGGTTTAGAAAAGTTTAGGGATTTTCTTGATTATTTTAATCTTGATATTAACAATTGCATTATTGGAATGGAAGCAACTGGTCACTATTGGCTTAGTCTTTATTCTTTTCTTCTAGAGCTTGGATTTAATTGTATCGTCATAAATCCAATTCAATCAGAAGCTTTCAGAAAAATGTACATAAGACAAACCAAAAATGATGCTGTTGACTCGTTTGTTATCGCTCAAATTATGAGGTTTGGTGAATACTCAATCTCAAATTTTTCTGATGAAGATACTTTTGCACTAAGAAATCTTTCAAGATACAGATTTGCTTTAGTTGATGAATGCTCTGATTGGAAAAGAAAACTAGTCGCTATTCTTGACCAAGTTTTTCCAGAATATTCAACACTTTTTTCTAATATCTATGGAGTTACTTCAAAAGAGTTATTATCCAATTATCCTTTACCCGAAGATTTAATTAACATTTCTGCACAAGAATTAGCAAATCTTCTTTCAAAATGTAGTAAAGGGCGTTTTGGTCTAAAAAAAGCACAAGAAATTCAATCTACAGCTTCAAACTCCTTTGGAATTAAATTTGCTAAAAAATCTTTTTCTTTCCAAATCAAGCAAATCATTAATCAAATTTCATTTTTAGAAGATCAAATTTATGAAATTGAAGAAGAAATTTCTTTCATGCTTAATGAACTTTGCCCTGTAATTACTAGCATTATAGGTGTTGGAGAAGTTCTTGGAGCAGCAATTTATTCCGAAATTGGTGATATTTCAAGATTCGAAAAAGCAAGTCAATTAGTTGCTTATGCTGGTCTTGATGTTTCAGTTAAGCAATCCGGAGACTTTAGTGCTTCAAATGCTAAAATATCTAAAAGAGGTTCACCATACTTAAGAAGAGCGATTTGGCTATCAGCAACTGTTGCTGCATTTAGAGATCCTGCTCTATCTAAGTACTATCAAAGTATGAGAGATAGAGGAAAAGCCCATGGAACAGCTATTGGAGCCGTTGCTAGAAAGCTTAC
- the rsxC gene encoding electron transport complex subunit RsxC, with translation MVFKNTFKHGFHIQGKKELSRGDKYIEIPAPYIVKIPLLQHIGTPSEPVVKVGDYVKVGQLIAKKVGTISANIHSSVSGKVSKIEYSTATRGNHVKCIFIENDYKNELGYELMNRDYTRLSSEEIIKIVEDAGITGLGGASFPTHIKLNPPTSVQDVIINSAECEPYLTSDDVNMRNFAKDIVIGLKIEMHALNAQNGHILIEDDKPEAIKAIKEAVKDESNIRVVVAKAKYPQGDEKRVIDVTLGKVVPFGKHPFDVGVIVSNATTALSIKKAVINNIPLYERIVTFSGESMKRKANALVKFGTPISKALEFLGGVDKNISRIVIGGPMMGLSKDDMEIPLEKPTNGILALSKKETYYSEQEPCIKCSSCVEVCPVGLQPFLLAELIRNRDIRGAIDNNIMSCIECGLCSYICPSHIPLVEIFKEGKRMVRELRD, from the coding sequence ATGGTATTTAAAAATACATTTAAACATGGATTTCATATTCAGGGTAAAAAAGAATTAAGTCGAGGTGATAAGTACATAGAAATACCTGCACCGTACATAGTGAAGATTCCTCTTTTGCAACATATTGGTACACCAAGCGAGCCGGTAGTTAAAGTGGGAGATTATGTAAAAGTCGGTCAATTGATTGCGAAAAAGGTGGGAACAATTTCGGCAAATATACATTCAAGTGTATCAGGTAAAGTTTCCAAAATTGAGTATTCAACTGCGACAAGAGGAAATCATGTGAAGTGTATTTTTATTGAAAATGATTATAAAAATGAGTTAGGATACGAATTAATGAATAGAGATTATACTAGGTTGTCTTCAGAAGAAATTATTAAGATTGTTGAAGATGCAGGTATTACAGGATTAGGAGGAGCCAGTTTCCCTACTCATATAAAATTAAATCCACCTACTTCCGTTCAAGATGTAATTATAAATAGTGCAGAGTGTGAGCCGTATTTAACCTCAGATGATGTGAATATGAGGAATTTTGCAAAAGATATAGTTATTGGATTAAAAATTGAAATGCATGCATTAAATGCACAAAATGGACATATTTTAATTGAGGATGATAAGCCCGAAGCAATCAAGGCTATAAAAGAAGCTGTTAAAGATGAAAGTAATATTAGAGTTGTAGTTGCTAAAGCTAAGTATCCTCAAGGAGATGAAAAGAGAGTTATAGATGTTACTCTTGGAAAAGTAGTGCCTTTTGGAAAGCATCCATTTGATGTTGGTGTAATAGTTTCAAATGCTACAACAGCATTATCTATTAAGAAAGCCGTAATTAACAATATTCCACTTTATGAAAGAATTGTTACATTTTCAGGTGAATCCATGAAGCGAAAGGCTAATGCTCTTGTAAAATTTGGTACACCAATTTCAAAAGCTTTAGAATTTTTAGGAGGGGTAGATAAAAATATTTCAAGAATAGTTATAGGTGGTCCAATGATGGGATTATCTAAGGATGATATGGAAATTCCATTGGAAAAACCAACCAATGGAATATTAGCACTTTCTAAAAAAGAAACATATTATTCTGAGCAAGAACCATGTATTAAGTGTTCTTCATGTGTTGAAGTTTGTCCGGTAGGATTGCAACCATTTCTTTTAGCAGAATTAATCAGAAATAGGGATATAAGAGGGGCAATAGATAATAATATTATGAGTTGCATTGAATGTGGATTATGTTCATATATTTGTCCATCACATATTCCTCTTGTTGAAATTTTCAAAGAAGGAAAGCGTATGGTAAGAGAATTAAGGGATTAG
- a CDS encoding Rnf-Nqr domain containing protein, whose amino-acid sequence MKKSYLDNIILKNPVLVQSLGFVSILALSNSLKPAMIMALAVTFVLVVSSVIVSLLKSLIDEKFEMLILMVIVATLSTIAEMTIKFIYPLTFESMGIFTSLISVNSIMLIRLQKNAMISGVVSSLIDSITTGLGYTLVIVVLALIRELIGNGTIYGLRFISREFTIKTFNEPMMGFILLALFIALSNWYTISKKLREARK is encoded by the coding sequence ATGAAAAAATCATATTTAGATAATATAATTTTGAAAAATCCAGTTTTAGTTCAAAGTCTTGGATTTGTATCAATCTTGGCTTTGAGCAATTCACTAAAACCGGCTATGATTATGGCTTTAGCTGTAACTTTTGTATTAGTTGTATCAAGTGTAATAGTTTCATTATTAAAATCATTAATTGATGAAAAGTTTGAAATGTTGATTTTAATGGTAATAGTAGCAACTTTATCTACTATTGCTGAGATGACAATAAAATTTATATATCCTTTAACATTTGAATCAATGGGGATCTTTACCTCATTAATATCAGTTAACTCTATTATGTTAATTAGATTACAAAAAAACGCTATGATTTCAGGAGTTGTAAGTTCATTGATTGATTCAATAACAACAGGTTTAGGATATACTTTAGTAATTGTTGTATTAGCACTTATAAGAGAGTTAATTGGAAATGGTACAATTTATGGATTAAGATTTATTTCTAGAGAATTTACAATTAAGACATTTAACGAACCAATGATGGGATTTATATTGTTAGCTTTATTTATTGCTTTATCAAATTGGTATACAATAAGCAAAAAACTAAGGGAGGCTAGAAAATGA